One stretch of Labrus bergylta chromosome 24, fLabBer1.1, whole genome shotgun sequence DNA includes these proteins:
- the zgc:110699 gene encoding ras-related and estrogen-regulated growth inhibitor, protein MVPVKLLILGAQNTGKTALCVRFITKRFIGEYDHKKEVTYRCSRLVDQESVDLEILDTACKDSSAASLESSIRWADGFLLLYSITQRLSFLEVPRLKKLIENTKKSLVVPTVLVANKADLEIGRQVTTDEGQRLAKDLRCAFRELSVAEAVLAVEAAVFQLIRVVLDQQRPLPDRRSYMLSVRHALTRKLTRSKTMQW, encoded by the exons ATGGTTCCAGTTAAACTCCTCATACTGGGAGCTCAGAACACGGGGAAAACag ctctgtgtgttcgTTTCATTACCAAGCGCTTCATCGGGGAATACGACCATAAAAAGG AGGTGACGTACAGATGCAGTCGCTTAGTGGATCAGGAATCTGTGGATCTGGAGATCTTGGACACGGCTTGTAAG GACAGCTCTGCGGCGTCTCTGGAGTCGTCCATCCGCTGGGCTGACGGTTTCCTGCTgctttactccatcacacagcgCCTCAGCTTCCTGGAGGTGCCTCGACTCAAGAAGCTCATCGAGAATACCAAAAAGAGTCTGG ttgtTCCTACAGTGCTGGTAGCCAATAAAGCAGACTTGGAGATCGGCCGGCAGGTGACGACAGACGAAGGACAGAGACTGGCCAAAGATTTGag gtgtgctTTCAGGGAGCTGTCGGTTGCAGAGGCAGTTTTAGCCGTGGAAGCTGCAGTGTTTCAGCTCAtcag GGTGGTGTTGGAtcagcagcgccccctgccGGACCGTCGCTCCTACATGCTGAGTGTCCGTCACGCTCTGACCCGGAAACTGACCCGCTCCAAAACCATGCAGTGGTGA
- the LOC109999329 gene encoding NADH-ubiquinone oxidoreductase 75 kDa subunit, mitochondrial: protein MLRLPSVSRALAGAAKSGMAGNTVRTSVRAASNMVEVFVDGKPVEVEPGTTVLQACEKVGIQIPRFCYHERLSVAGNCRMCLVEIEKAPKPVAACAMPVMKGWNILTNSEKTRKAREGVMEFLLANHPLDCPICDQGGECDLQDQSMQFGADRSRFSEGKRAVEDKNIGPLIKTIMTRCIQCTRCVRFASEIAGVEDLGTTGRGNNLQIGTYVEKMFMSELSGNVIDVCPVGALTSKPYAFTARPWETRKTESIDVLDAVGSNIIVSTRGGEVMRVMPRLNEEVNEEWISDKTRFAYDGLKRQRLTQPMVKDDSGQLTPTTWEDALTRVAGALQSVQGSEVAAIAGGMADAEALVSLKDLLNRLNSESLCTEELFPMSGAGTDLRSNYLLNSRIAGIEDCDLLLLVGTNPRYEAPLFNARIRKSWLHNELRVAMVGHDVDLSYSYDHLGEETAVLTELANGTHPFCQTLSAAKRPVVLVGSSALQREDGAAIMSAVSTIAQNARTSSGVEDGWKVLNVLHRVASQVAALDLGYKPGVDAIRNNPPKVLFLLGADAGCITRADLPKNSLIIYQGHHGDAGAPMADIILPSAAYTEKNATYVNTEGRSQHTRVAVTAPGMAREDWKVIRAVSELAGVTLPYESLEGVRFRLAEVSPNLVRYDDVEEANYFKQANELAMAVNQELLAAPLVPPQLSVKDFYMTDSISRASQTMAKCVKAVTEGAAAVDEPSVC, encoded by the exons ATGTTGCGTCTGCCGTCCGTCAGCCGGGCTCTGGCCGGAGCTGCCAAGAGTGGCATGGCTGGTAACACTG TGCGTACTTCGGTGCGTGCAGCCAGCAACATGGTGGAAGTGTTTGTGGATGGGAAACCAGTGGAGGTGGAGCCTGGGACGACTGTGCTGCAG GCCTGTGAGAAAGTAGGAATCCAGATCCCCCGGTTCTGCTACCACGAGCGCCTCTCTGTGGCTGGAAACTGTCGTATGTGTCTGGTGGAGATCGAGAAAGCGCCAAAG CCTGTAGCAGCCTGCGCCATGCCCGTCATGAAGGGCTGGAACATCCTCACCAACTCAGAGAAAACTCGCAAAGCCAG agAGGGAGTGATGGAGTTCTTGTTGGCCAATCATCCTCTGGACTGTCCAATCTGTGATCAGGGAGGAGAGTGCGACCTGCAG GATCAGTCCATGCAGTTCGGTGCAGACCGCAGTCGTTTCTCAGAAGGAAAGCGAGCGGTGGAGGACAAAAACATCGGGCCGCTCATCAAGACCATCATGACCCGCTGCATCCAGTGCACGCGCTGCGTCCG ttttgccAGTGAGATCGCCGGTGTAGAAGACCTGGGAACGACAGGACGAGGAAACAACCTGCAGATCGGGACGTACGTGGAGAAGATGTTCATGTCAGAACTCTCAGGGAATGTTATCGATGTCTGTCCTGTCGGAGCGCTCACCTCCAAACCGTACGCTTTCACCGCTCGACCATGGGAGACGAG gAAAACTGAGTCCATCGATGTCCTGGATGCTGTCGGCAGTAACATCATCGTGAGCACGAGAGGCGGCGAGGTGATGAGGGTTATGCCCCGCCTTAACGAAGAAGTCAACGAAGAATGGATCTCTGACAAaaccag GTTTGCATACGACGGTCTGAAGAGGCAGAGGTTGACGCAGCCAATGGTGAAGGACGATTCAGGTCAGCTGACCCCGACAACATGGGAGGACGCTCTCACTCGTGTTGCAGGAGCA ctgcagAGCGTGCAGGGCTCTGAGGTTGCAGCCATCGCAGGAGGAATGGCCGACGCTGAAGCTCTGGTCTCCCTCAAAGATCTCCTCAACAGACTCAACTCGGAGAGCCTCTGCACCGAGGAGCTCTTCCCCATGTCGGGCGCAGG cactGACCTGCGCTCTAACTACCTGCTGAACTCTCGCATCGCCGGCATCGAGGACTGCGACCTGCTGCTGCTCGTGGGAACAAACCCGCGCTACGAGGCGCCGCTCTTCAACGCAAGAATCCGCAAGAG CTGGCTGCACAACGAGCTGCGTGTTGCGATGGTCGGTCACGATGTCGACCTGAGTTACTCATACGACCACCTGGGAGAGGAGACGGCGGTGCTGACGGAGCTCGCTAACGGCACACACCCCTTCTGCCAG ACTCTGTCAGCTGCGAAGCGTCCGGTCGTGCTCGTGGGCAGCAGCGCTCTGCAGAGAGAAGACGGAGCCGCCATCATGAGCGCCGTCTCCACCATCGCTCAGAACGCCAGAACCAGCAGCGGCGTGGAGGACGGCTGGAAGGTCCTTAACGTCCTGCACAG agtggcGAGTCAGGTGGCTGCGCTGGATCTGGGCTATAAGCCAGGTGTGGACGCCATCCGGAACAATCCTCCCAAAGTCCTGTTCCTTCTGGGAGCCGACGCCGGCTGCATCACGAGAGCCGACCTGCCAAAAAACAGCCTCATCATCTACcagg GTCACCATGGAGACGCCGGAGCACCGATGGCCGACATCATCCTGCCCAGCGCGGCGTACACGGAGAAAAACGCCACGTATGTGAACACGGAGGGCCGCAGCCAGCACACCCGCGTGGCCGTCACGGCGCCTGGGATGGCCCGTGAGGACTGGAAGGTCATCAGAGCGGTGTCGGAG CTGGCCGGTGTGACGCTGCCGTACGAGTCTCTGGAGGGCGTGCGCTTCAGGTTAGCGGAGGTCTCTCCTAATCTGGTCCGCTACGACGACGTGGAGGAGGCTAACTACTTCAAGCAGGCTAACGAGCTCGCCATG GCTGTGAACCAGGAACTCCTCGCTGCTCCTCTGGTTCCCCCTCAACTCTCTGTGAAGGACTTCTACATGACAG ACTCCATCAGCCGGGCTTCACAGACGATGGCTAAGTGCGTCAAAGCCGTGACAGAAGGAGCCGCCGCCGTCGACGAGCCGTCAGTCTGCTGA